In the genome of Myxococcus stipitatus, one region contains:
- a CDS encoding molybdopterin-binding protein, with product MNDAATLLPEDEARARILALAAPLSAEWVALEDGLGRTLAEDVMAQRTLPPWDNSAMDGYAVRAADLAGALPVRLPVLETVFAGGAPRQEVRSGTCVRIMTGAPLPSGADAVVMRERVRPVPDGGADEVDVLEAVVPGQFVRPRGEDAREGELLLAQGTPLGIPELGLIWGQGMLSAPVPRAPRVAILSTGDELCRADEAPRGRIVDTNAPSLALAVRRAGGLPSLLGIAQDTRDSVAEALSRAQGFDVVLTSAGVSVGERDYVKEVLAAIGVEQHLWRVAIKPGKPLVVGKRGTTLFFGLPGNPTSSLVTFELFVRPTLRKLLGHADVAPVRVSGRLEGKLSKPPGLAHFVRVVATWKDGALWARPLSTQTSGALRSAAAATHLLHFPREASSLSHGDPVELLPVSWGA from the coding sequence ATGAACGACGCCGCGACACTGCTTCCAGAAGACGAGGCCCGAGCGCGAATCCTGGCCCTGGCCGCGCCGCTGTCCGCCGAGTGGGTGGCGCTCGAAGACGGCCTGGGACGCACGCTGGCCGAGGACGTCATGGCCCAGCGCACCCTGCCCCCTTGGGACAACTCGGCGATGGACGGCTACGCGGTGCGCGCGGCCGACCTGGCCGGGGCGCTGCCCGTGCGGCTGCCAGTGCTGGAGACCGTCTTCGCGGGAGGCGCACCGCGTCAAGAAGTCCGTTCAGGCACGTGCGTGCGCATCATGACGGGAGCCCCGCTTCCGTCGGGCGCGGACGCGGTGGTGATGCGCGAGCGCGTCCGCCCGGTGCCCGACGGTGGGGCGGATGAAGTGGACGTCCTGGAGGCCGTGGTGCCCGGCCAGTTCGTGCGGCCTCGCGGCGAGGACGCACGCGAGGGTGAGCTGCTGCTGGCCCAGGGCACGCCCCTGGGCATCCCGGAGCTGGGGCTGATCTGGGGCCAGGGCATGCTGTCGGCGCCCGTGCCTCGCGCGCCCCGGGTGGCCATCCTCTCCACGGGCGACGAGCTGTGCCGGGCCGACGAAGCCCCTCGCGGCCGCATCGTCGACACCAACGCCCCGTCGCTCGCCCTCGCGGTGCGCCGCGCGGGAGGACTGCCGTCCCTGCTGGGCATCGCCCAGGACACGCGGGACAGCGTGGCGGAGGCCCTGTCCCGCGCCCAAGGCTTCGACGTGGTGCTCACCAGCGCGGGCGTCTCCGTGGGCGAGCGCGACTACGTGAAGGAAGTGCTCGCCGCCATCGGCGTGGAGCAGCACCTGTGGCGCGTGGCCATCAAGCCCGGCAAGCCCCTGGTGGTGGGCAAGCGTGGCACCACCCTCTTCTTCGGGCTGCCGGGCAACCCCACCTCGTCGCTCGTCACCTTCGAGCTCTTCGTCAGGCCCACGCTCCGCAAGCTGCTCGGCCATGCCGACGTCGCGCCCGTCCGGGTCTCCGGCCGCCTGGAGGGGAAGCTCTCCAAGCCCCCCGGCCTGGCCCACTTCGTCCGGGTGGTGGCCACCTGGAAGGACGGGGCGCTCTGGGCCCGCCCCCTGTCCACCCAGACGTCCGGCGCCCTCCGGTCCGCCGCGGCCGCCACCCACCTGCTGCACTTCCCACGGGAAGCCAGCAGCTTGTCTCATGGAGATCCGGTGGAATTGCTTCCCGTCTCCTGGGGCGCTTGA
- a CDS encoding protease inhibitor I42 family protein produces MAKPKSGAKKATPVGKTGAKPAAKKDKSSRLDLIKNASKRVATTTTKVGKAAGDAPAKGSKSAAKKAAPEVEPPKEKVSEKVSTKKSAAKAAPAAKSATAKAAPAAKAATGAKASSGKSGSKAAAAPAVPAVEKPRPRATKLPPPGEPLTKREMEQLLTAGEGRGVMGEGSLKGRLVVLNEMPNLVVVGRDKRELTFLLQGPDQEVLPAYVNHKVSVSGMIRKTTNHGGVVDVRKYSAKKPEAEVVEAPPADTEPRLRYLSPGEVSMVTAAGMGAGIKGFAAVRGNLEMTGEEFVLVVSNGGTRQQVSFIIDGKAASKGLRKNVGHTLQVMGVVDKTSGWGGRISAENVEPRPSEARAVSRDEMELVHIEGEVPTSVDVKLNHGLTVRLPEQPGYTWAIEPTVAKRVGLREANFEPGPNGGPATREFFFTPRNPGTFEVEFFLAKALAPGLVDRSFKINVTVKP; encoded by the coding sequence ATGGCCAAGCCCAAGTCCGGGGCCAAGAAGGCGACTCCCGTTGGCAAGACTGGCGCGAAGCCCGCCGCGAAGAAGGACAAATCCTCTCGGCTGGACCTGATCAAGAACGCGTCCAAGCGAGTCGCCACCACGACGACGAAGGTGGGGAAGGCGGCTGGGGACGCGCCGGCCAAGGGCTCCAAGTCCGCCGCGAAGAAGGCGGCGCCGGAGGTCGAGCCGCCGAAGGAGAAGGTCTCGGAGAAGGTTTCCACCAAGAAATCGGCCGCGAAGGCGGCTCCCGCCGCGAAGTCCGCGACGGCGAAGGCGGCTCCCGCGGCGAAGGCCGCGACCGGGGCGAAGGCCTCGTCGGGCAAGAGCGGCTCGAAGGCCGCCGCCGCGCCGGCGGTCCCCGCGGTGGAGAAGCCGCGTCCGCGCGCCACCAAGCTTCCGCCTCCGGGCGAGCCGCTCACGAAGCGGGAGATGGAGCAACTGCTCACCGCCGGCGAGGGCCGCGGCGTGATGGGCGAGGGCAGCCTCAAGGGCCGCCTCGTCGTCCTCAACGAGATGCCCAACCTGGTGGTGGTGGGGCGTGACAAGCGCGAGCTCACCTTCTTGCTCCAGGGGCCGGATCAGGAGGTCCTCCCGGCCTACGTGAACCACAAGGTCTCCGTCAGCGGGATGATCCGCAAGACGACCAACCACGGCGGCGTGGTGGACGTGCGCAAGTACTCCGCCAAGAAGCCGGAGGCGGAGGTCGTTGAGGCGCCCCCTGCCGACACCGAGCCGAGGCTGCGCTACCTGTCGCCTGGCGAGGTCTCGATGGTGACGGCGGCGGGCATGGGCGCGGGCATCAAGGGCTTCGCCGCGGTGCGCGGCAACCTGGAGATGACGGGCGAGGAGTTCGTGCTCGTCGTGTCCAACGGCGGAACGCGGCAGCAGGTGTCGTTCATCATTGACGGCAAGGCAGCCTCCAAGGGCCTGCGCAAGAACGTGGGCCACACGCTGCAGGTCATGGGCGTGGTGGACAAGACGTCCGGCTGGGGCGGTCGCATCTCCGCGGAGAACGTGGAGCCTCGGCCGTCGGAGGCCCGCGCGGTGTCTCGCGACGAGATGGAGCTGGTCCACATCGAGGGCGAGGTGCCCACGTCCGTGGATGTGAAGCTCAACCACGGCCTCACCGTGCGCCTGCCGGAGCAGCCGGGGTATACCTGGGCCATCGAGCCCACCGTGGCCAAGCGCGTCGGTCTGCGCGAGGCCAACTTCGAGCCGGGTCCCAATGGTGGCCCCGCCACTCGAGAGTTCTTCTTCACCCCCCGAAACCCGGGGACATTCGAGGTGGAGTTCTTCCTGGCCAAGGCGCTCGCGCCGGGCCTGGTTGACCGCTCCTTCAAAATCAACGTCACGGTCAAGCCTTGA
- the ribA gene encoding GTP cyclohydrolase II, with translation MSDTRSPQPLPTRKPTQHLERFSEADIPTSRGPLRTVVFRDRRNGREHVALVAGDVTGVEGVPVRIHSECLTSEVFGSLKCDCKEQLDRALDFITQQGLGVVLYLRQEGRGIGLGNKIKAYALQSKGLDTYEANRQLGFADDLRSYDIAAEMLRSLDVRSVDLITNNPLKIAGMVEEGIPVLRRIPSRTEHNPHNLDYLRTKRERTGHLIELFAEDDDTEAQAG, from the coding sequence ATGTCGGACACTCGCTCACCCCAGCCTCTTCCGACCCGGAAGCCGACCCAGCACCTGGAGCGCTTCTCGGAGGCGGATATCCCCACGAGCCGGGGGCCGCTGAGGACCGTCGTGTTCAGGGACCGGCGCAACGGCCGGGAGCATGTCGCCCTGGTCGCGGGCGACGTCACCGGGGTGGAGGGAGTGCCCGTTCGTATTCACTCCGAGTGTCTGACGAGCGAGGTCTTCGGCAGCCTCAAGTGCGACTGCAAGGAGCAGTTGGACCGGGCGCTGGACTTCATCACCCAGCAGGGACTGGGCGTGGTGCTCTACCTCCGGCAGGAGGGGCGCGGCATTGGACTTGGGAACAAGATCAAGGCCTATGCCCTCCAGTCCAAGGGGCTGGATACCTACGAAGCGAACCGGCAGCTCGGGTTCGCGGACGACCTTCGCAGCTACGACATCGCCGCGGAGATGTTGCGCTCGCTGGATGTGCGCTCGGTGGACCTCATCACCAACAATCCGCTGAAGATCGCCGGCATGGTCGAGGAAGGCATCCCCGTCCTGCGTCGAATCCCTTCCCGGACCGAGCACAATCCGCATAACCTCGACTATTTGAGGACGAAGCGCGAGCGTACGGGGCACCTGATTGAGCTCTTCGCCGAGGACGACGACACGGAAGCCCAAGCTGGCTGA
- a CDS encoding MBL fold metallo-hydrolase, translating to MRRRNTVVRNQARVPFEVRFWGVRGSIPAPGPQTRRYGGNTPCVEIRCGEELLIFDLGSGARALGDSLLAAAGGPVRGNIFITHYHYDHLQGLPFFAPIFVPTSELTMNGPARNGRTTRELLSGHMVQPYFPVTAEGTFRAKVTYRDLPADGTLQLGPAKVQWLELNHPGGSLGYRVECGGRSVVYATDVEHGSDMDSGMFEFARGADLFIYDSMYTEDEYHGRGGPARTGWGHSTWQAAVAAADAAQVKTLVLFHHDPNRDDAAMDKLLRQVRKHRPEAIAAKEAMVIKL from the coding sequence GTGCGGCGACGGAACACCGTCGTGCGCAATCAAGCCCGCGTGCCCTTCGAGGTGCGCTTCTGGGGCGTGCGCGGTTCCATCCCCGCCCCAGGTCCCCAGACGAGGCGGTACGGCGGCAACACCCCATGCGTCGAGATCCGATGCGGGGAGGAGCTGCTCATCTTCGACCTGGGCTCGGGAGCACGAGCACTGGGTGACTCACTGCTGGCGGCGGCGGGCGGGCCGGTGCGCGGCAACATCTTCATCACGCACTACCACTACGACCACCTCCAGGGTCTCCCCTTCTTCGCGCCCATCTTCGTCCCCACGAGTGAGCTGACGATGAACGGGCCGGCGCGGAACGGACGCACCACCCGGGAGCTGCTGAGCGGGCACATGGTGCAGCCGTACTTCCCGGTGACGGCGGAGGGGACGTTCCGCGCGAAGGTCACCTACCGGGACCTGCCAGCGGACGGGACGTTGCAGCTGGGGCCCGCCAAGGTCCAGTGGCTGGAGCTGAACCACCCAGGTGGAAGCCTGGGCTACCGCGTGGAGTGTGGTGGGCGCAGCGTGGTGTACGCCACGGACGTGGAGCACGGCAGCGACATGGACTCGGGGATGTTCGAGTTCGCGCGTGGCGCGGACCTGTTCATCTACGACTCCATGTACACCGAGGACGAGTACCACGGCCGCGGTGGGCCGGCGCGCACGGGCTGGGGCCACTCGACGTGGCAGGCCGCCGTGGCCGCGGCGGATGCGGCCCAGGTGAAGACGCTGGTGCTCTTCCACCACGACCCGAACCGCGATGACGCGGCGATGGACAAGCTGCTGCGGCAGGTCCGCAAGCACCGCCCCGAGGCCATCGCCGCCAAGGAAGCGATGGTCATCAAGCTGTAG